One Dysosmobacter welbionis DNA segment encodes these proteins:
- a CDS encoding TRAP transporter substrate-binding protein: protein MKKRFFALFLTMALLLPAVLLSGCASADSGIMDTANLNATAAGGDSSLPVVTWKMGSVWGAGNVHFTVDQRFAELVSQLTDGRFIITNYSEGELCSASQLFDFVSQGTVECGGDWGGYWSGKDTAFELLSTIMDDFTALDYYTWIYEAGGMDCYKEMYGQYNMEYFPLVTNPSESGIRSVSPITSIEDMQHMKIRLGGVMAGKAAQKLGINITTVAASELYESLQRGVIDGGEFSGPKADDSLKLQEVAPYWCAPAWYQSAGVNGVMVNKQAWESLPEAYQVAFESAARLCCGEQLSRYIYNDMTVTNQMIEDQGVTVTSLSDEDMQLIRETCIETYKEECEINPNFKMVYESMQAYRETANNYRDWTGDYGFGFNRGE from the coding sequence ATGAAAAAGAGATTTTTTGCACTGTTCCTGACCATGGCGCTGCTGCTGCCCGCCGTGCTGCTGTCCGGCTGCGCATCTGCCGACAGCGGCATCATGGACACCGCGAATCTGAACGCCACCGCTGCCGGCGGCGACAGCAGCCTGCCTGTCGTGACCTGGAAGATGGGTTCCGTTTGGGGCGCTGGTAACGTCCACTTCACCGTGGACCAGCGCTTCGCGGAGCTGGTGAGCCAGCTGACCGACGGCCGGTTCATCATTACCAATTACTCCGAGGGCGAACTGTGCTCCGCCAGCCAGCTGTTCGACTTTGTCAGCCAGGGCACCGTGGAGTGCGGCGGCGACTGGGGCGGCTACTGGTCCGGCAAGGACACGGCCTTTGAGCTGCTGTCCACTATCATGGACGACTTCACCGCCCTGGACTACTACACCTGGATCTATGAGGCCGGCGGAATGGACTGCTATAAGGAGATGTACGGCCAGTACAACATGGAGTACTTCCCGCTGGTTACCAACCCCTCCGAGTCCGGCATCCGCTCCGTGTCCCCCATCACCTCCATCGAGGATATGCAGCACATGAAGATCCGCCTGGGCGGCGTCATGGCCGGCAAGGCAGCGCAGAAGCTGGGTATCAACATCACCACCGTGGCCGCCTCCGAGCTGTATGAGTCCCTGCAGCGCGGCGTGATCGACGGCGGCGAGTTCTCCGGCCCCAAGGCCGACGACTCCCTGAAGCTGCAGGAGGTCGCCCCCTACTGGTGCGCCCCCGCCTGGTATCAGTCCGCCGGTGTCAACGGCGTCATGGTGAACAAACAGGCCTGGGAAAGCCTGCCTGAGGCCTATCAGGTGGCCTTTGAGAGCGCCGCCCGCCTCTGCTGCGGTGAGCAGCTCTCCCGTTACATCTACAATGATATGACCGTCACCAATCAGATGATCGAGGATCAGGGCGTCACGGTCACCAGCCTGTCCGACGAGGACATGCAGCTTATCCGCGAAACCTGCATCGAGACCTATAAGGAGGAGTGCGAGATCAACCCCAACTTCAAGATGGTCTATGAGTCCATGCAGGCCTACCGTGAGACTGCCAACAACTACCGCGACTGGACCGGCGACTACGGCTTCGGCTTCAACCGCGGCGAATGA
- a CDS encoding flavodoxin encodes MSKILIAYFSASGVTARTAKEMAKAAGADLYEICPAEPYTAADLNWMDQKSRSTLEMNDPACRPAIAAPAADLDQYDTVFVGFPIWWYVEPRIVDTFLERSDFSGKTVIPFATSGGSGIEKAERSLKSHCPQANWKKGKLLNHMDAAAWTKSVLNSGC; translated from the coding sequence ATGAGCAAGATATTGATCGCCTATTTTTCCGCCAGCGGCGTCACGGCCCGCACGGCGAAGGAGATGGCAAAGGCCGCTGGAGCGGATCTGTATGAGATTTGTCCGGCAGAGCCCTATACCGCTGCGGACCTGAACTGGATGGACCAGAAGAGCCGCAGCACGCTGGAGATGAACGATCCAGCCTGCCGCCCCGCCATCGCGGCACCGGCGGCGGATCTGGACCAGTACGACACCGTGTTCGTCGGCTTCCCCATCTGGTGGTATGTGGAGCCCCGTATCGTGGACACGTTCCTGGAGAGATCTGATTTTTCCGGCAAGACGGTGATTCCCTTCGCCACCTCCGGCGGCAGCGGGATCGAGAAGGCGGAGCGGAGCCTGAAGTCCCACTGTCCCCAGGCCAACTGGAAGAAGGGCAAGCTGCTCAACCACATGGATGCGGCCGCCTGGACCAAAAGCGTGCTGAATTCGGGGTGCTGA
- a CDS encoding LysR family transcriptional regulator gives MDIKQLYYFTAVAQAGSYSKAAESLAVSQPTLSVTVKKLEEELGVQLFYAFNREQHLTDEGLRLWTKAKQILDLYQETLDDMKTTNKNSSGKFTLGLSPLFGACFFGDLIPNFSMEYPNIEIKMIEDGAYRIDQRIERGEVDIAVTLNSKRLSSFAYCHFSTQRNVALLHKSHPLAKEPSVTVSQLRDDSFAIFNQDFILHEQIVDACHAAGFRPKFALLSSQWDFMVELVSKNHAVSILPKPVLDKHPDPNVCCVPMSDSMKYWDIVLAWNKDKYMPKACALFLDYCKHHLPPDDL, from the coding sequence ATGGATATCAAACAGTTGTATTATTTTACGGCGGTGGCACAGGCGGGCAGCTACTCCAAGGCAGCAGAGAGTCTGGCGGTGTCGCAGCCCACGCTGTCCGTCACGGTCAAAAAACTGGAGGAGGAGCTGGGTGTTCAGCTCTTTTACGCCTTCAACCGGGAGCAGCACCTGACCGACGAGGGTCTGCGCCTGTGGACCAAGGCCAAGCAGATCCTGGACCTGTATCAGGAGACGCTGGACGATATGAAGACCACCAACAAAAACAGCTCCGGCAAATTCACCCTGGGCCTCTCTCCGCTGTTCGGCGCCTGCTTTTTCGGCGACTTGATCCCCAATTTCTCCATGGAGTATCCCAATATTGAGATCAAGATGATTGAGGACGGCGCCTACCGCATCGACCAGCGGATCGAGCGCGGCGAGGTGGATATCGCCGTCACGCTCAATTCCAAACGCCTGTCCTCCTTTGCTTACTGTCATTTTTCCACCCAGAGGAACGTGGCGCTGCTTCACAAGAGCCACCCGCTGGCGAAGGAGCCCTCCGTCACGGTCTCCCAGCTCCGGGATGACTCTTTCGCCATCTTCAATCAGGACTTCATTCTCCACGAACAGATCGTGGACGCCTGCCATGCGGCCGGTTTCCGGCCGAAATTCGCCCTGCTCAGCTCCCAGTGGGATTTCATGGTGGAGCTGGTGTCAAAAAACCATGCGGTTTCCATCCTGCCCAAGCCGGTGCTGGACAAGCATCCGGATCCCAACGTGTGCTGCGTGCCCATGAGCGACAGCATGAAATACTGGGACATCGTGCTGGCCTGGAACAAGGACAAGTATATGCCGAAAGCCTGCGCGCTGTTTCTGGATTACTGCAAGCACCATCTCCCGCCGGATGACCTTTAA
- a CDS encoding ABC transporter ATP-binding protein, whose translation MTQPIIRFEGVSKAFGTQTVLRDFSLDVEPGAFVSIIGRSGCGKTTVLKLVNGLLSPDTGRVLIQGQDVARIDPVALRRRIGYAIQNVGLFPHMTVEKNIAYVPAISGMEEWKGKQCREKVAALLKQVGLDPALAGRYPRALSGGQRQRVGIARALAAGPELLLMDEPFGAVDEITRGQLQDELLRIHRESGITVLFVTHDIAEALKLGTRTLVMDAGQIQQYDAPSRLLAHPATSFVERLVRRSRVFQTRA comes from the coding sequence ATGACCCAGCCGATCATTCGCTTTGAAGGCGTCTCCAAGGCCTTCGGCACCCAGACCGTTCTGCGGGACTTCTCTTTGGATGTGGAGCCGGGCGCATTTGTGTCGATCATCGGCCGGTCCGGCTGCGGAAAGACCACCGTGCTGAAGCTGGTAAACGGCCTGCTGTCGCCGGACACGGGCCGAGTCCTGATCCAGGGGCAGGATGTGGCCCGAATCGACCCGGTGGCCCTGCGCCGCCGCATCGGCTACGCCATCCAGAACGTGGGCCTGTTTCCCCACATGACCGTGGAGAAGAACATTGCCTATGTGCCCGCCATCTCCGGCATGGAGGAATGGAAGGGGAAGCAGTGCAGAGAAAAAGTCGCTGCCCTGCTGAAGCAGGTGGGGCTGGACCCGGCGCTGGCGGGGCGGTATCCCCGCGCCCTCTCCGGCGGACAGCGCCAGCGGGTGGGCATCGCCAGGGCGCTGGCCGCCGGTCCGGAGCTTCTGCTGATGGACGAGCCTTTCGGCGCGGTGGACGAGATCACCCGGGGCCAGCTGCAGGATGAGCTCCTGCGCATCCACCGGGAGAGCGGCATCACCGTCCTGTTTGTGACCCACGACATCGCGGAAGCCCTGAAACTGGGGACCCGCACACTGGTGATGGACGCCGGGCAGATCCAGCAGTATGACGCGCCCAGCCGCCTCCTGGCGCACCCGGCCACGTCCTTTGTGGAGCGGCTGGTCCGCCGCAGCCGGGTGTTTCAGACCCGGGCGTAA
- a CDS encoding ABC transporter permease, with product MELLQGILGLYAQRADWFAGLLQAHIGLALTAIAMSGMIGLLTGIWIAEHPRIAPPVMGVCNVLYTIPAISLLGILIPFSGIGNKTAVIALTVYGIMPMVHNTYVGLTTLDPDILEAARGMGSTGTQALFRVKLPMAAGVILAGVRNMVVMTISVAGIASFVGAGGLGVAVYRGITIYDPAMTAAGSILIALLAIVCDLALGALERYFKKRGS from the coding sequence ATGGAACTGCTGCAAGGGATTTTGGGCCTGTACGCCCAGCGGGCAGACTGGTTCGCGGGATTGCTGCAGGCCCACATCGGCCTGGCTCTGACCGCCATCGCCATGTCCGGCATGATCGGTCTTTTGACAGGCATCTGGATCGCGGAGCATCCCCGTATCGCGCCGCCGGTGATGGGCGTCTGCAACGTGCTGTACACCATTCCCGCCATCTCCCTGCTGGGCATCCTGATCCCCTTCAGCGGGATCGGCAACAAGACTGCCGTTATTGCCCTGACGGTTTACGGCATCATGCCCATGGTGCACAACACCTACGTGGGACTCACCACACTGGACCCGGATATTCTGGAGGCAGCCAGGGGCATGGGCAGTACGGGGACACAGGCGCTGTTTCGGGTGAAGCTGCCCATGGCCGCCGGAGTCATCCTGGCGGGCGTGCGGAACATGGTGGTCATGACCATCTCCGTGGCTGGCATTGCCTCCTTTGTGGGGGCCGGTGGCCTGGGCGTGGCCGTCTACCGGGGAATCACCATTTACGATCCGGCCATGACGGCGGCGGGCAGCATCCTGATCGCCCTGCTGGCCATTGTCTGCGATCTGGCGCTGGGCGCGCTGGAGCGCTATTTCAAAAAGAGAGGAAGCTGA
- a CDS encoding glycine betaine ABC transporter substrate-binding protein, with amino-acid sequence MNILNRLQAAVLAILMLGTLTGCGGGAASGGETGSGDPVRIATKPMTEQYILGEMLGLLIEQAGYDVEITKGVGGGTSNIQPAMESGEFDLYPEYTSSGWVLVLDHQAEGVDDAEMFTRLQQEYEEKFHMTWVGKYGFNNTFTVAVRGDVAEQYGLETTSDLAGAAGELTFGGNPDYLEREDGFPTLCKTYGLDFRNVVDIDIGLKYQALAGGDIDVTNAFTTDAQLANPDTDLVTLEDDKHLQVNYFCSTVVRRDALEKFPGLEEVLMQMDGILSDGEMAALNYQVEVEGRDERDAARDFLLQKGLLEA; translated from the coding sequence ATGAACATCCTGAATCGACTGCAGGCGGCCGTCCTAGCCATCCTGATGCTGGGCACCCTGACCGGCTGCGGCGGAGGCGCCGCCTCCGGAGGGGAGACCGGCTCTGGCGACCCTGTCCGGATCGCCACCAAGCCCATGACGGAACAGTACATCCTGGGAGAGATGCTGGGCCTTCTCATTGAGCAGGCCGGCTATGACGTGGAGATCACTAAGGGCGTGGGCGGCGGCACCAGCAACATCCAGCCCGCCATGGAGAGCGGAGAGTTCGACCTCTATCCGGAGTATACCTCCAGCGGTTGGGTACTGGTGCTGGACCACCAGGCCGAGGGTGTGGATGATGCAGAGATGTTCACCCGGCTTCAGCAGGAGTACGAGGAGAAGTTCCACATGACCTGGGTGGGGAAGTACGGCTTCAACAACACCTTCACCGTCGCCGTCCGGGGCGATGTGGCGGAGCAGTACGGCCTGGAGACCACCAGCGACCTGGCCGGGGCGGCCGGTGAGCTGACCTTCGGCGGAAACCCGGACTATCTGGAGCGGGAGGACGGCTTTCCAACCCTGTGCAAGACTTACGGCCTGGACTTCCGGAATGTGGTGGACATCGACATCGGCCTGAAATACCAGGCCCTGGCCGGCGGAGATATCGACGTGACCAACGCCTTCACCACCGACGCCCAACTGGCGAATCCGGACACAGACCTGGTGACGCTGGAGGATGACAAGCATCTGCAGGTGAACTACTTTTGCTCCACGGTGGTCCGCCGGGACGCATTGGAAAAATTCCCCGGTCTGGAGGAGGTGCTGATGCAGATGGACGGTATTCTCTCAGACGGGGAGATGGCCGCGCTCAACTACCAGGTGGAGGTGGAGGGCCGGGACGAGCGGGATGCGGCCAGGGACTTCCTGCTCCAGAAGGGCCTGCTGGAGGCGTGA
- a CDS encoding GntP family permease, with the protein MLSLVGIIVGLALLIFLAFRGKSLLWAAPVCALLVAFTGGLDMFTAYTQNYMEGMVGFVKEWFPAFMLGAIFGQIMQDSGGAVSLTKAVVKLVGRDKAIFASVLCGGVLAYGGISGFVIIFSMYPIVLGLFKEADITRRLIPATIMTGAFTFAMSAMPGTPTIQNLIPTEYFGTTATAAPVIGIVCTIIMFVGPVLWLSWRAKKFRAAGEGYDEPDEMPEEVPDDKLPPAWCCFIPFVVIVILLNVFKMNIVVCLLAGILLSLVFLFLMGKVRGSVYLTNVGETCNKGCQSAVSAIMNTAAAVGFGSVVKITPGFAFLSELVLGIGGSPLIAESIAINVLAGATGSASGGLQIALDALADNFIQMSQTSGIPLAVFHRVGSIACGGLNTMPHDGAVVTYLSYCKISHKRGYFDMFIVAGAIPILANIVAIILGTIGIV; encoded by the coding sequence ATGTTAAGTTTGGTTGGCATTATTGTCGGCCTTGCGCTGCTGATCTTTTTGGCATTCCGTGGAAAATCCCTGCTTTGGGCCGCTCCTGTCTGCGCGCTGCTGGTGGCCTTCACCGGCGGGCTGGACATGTTTACCGCCTATACGCAGAACTACATGGAGGGTATGGTCGGCTTCGTCAAGGAGTGGTTCCCGGCGTTTATGCTGGGCGCGATTTTTGGCCAGATCATGCAGGATTCCGGCGGCGCGGTCTCTTTGACGAAAGCCGTTGTAAAGCTGGTCGGGCGGGACAAAGCGATCTTTGCCTCCGTCCTGTGCGGCGGTGTGCTGGCTTATGGCGGGATCTCAGGCTTCGTCATCATTTTCTCCATGTATCCCATTGTGCTGGGGCTGTTCAAGGAGGCTGACATTACCCGGCGCCTGATTCCGGCCACGATTATGACCGGCGCTTTTACCTTTGCCATGAGCGCGATGCCCGGCACGCCGACGATCCAGAACCTGATTCCCACAGAGTATTTCGGAACCACCGCCACGGCGGCGCCTGTGATCGGGATTGTGTGCACCATCATCATGTTCGTGGGGCCTGTCCTGTGGCTGAGCTGGCGGGCCAAGAAGTTCCGTGCCGCGGGCGAGGGGTATGACGAACCGGATGAGATGCCGGAGGAGGTGCCGGACGATAAGCTGCCCCCGGCCTGGTGCTGCTTTATCCCCTTTGTGGTCATTGTGATCCTGCTGAATGTGTTCAAGATGAACATCGTGGTGTGCCTGCTGGCGGGGATCCTGCTCTCCCTGGTGTTCCTGTTCCTGATGGGAAAGGTGCGGGGCAGTGTGTATCTGACCAATGTAGGTGAGACCTGCAACAAGGGCTGCCAGAGCGCAGTGTCCGCCATTATGAACACCGCGGCAGCGGTAGGCTTCGGCTCCGTTGTGAAGATTACCCCGGGTTTTGCGTTCCTGTCCGAGCTGGTTTTGGGAATCGGCGGCAGTCCCCTGATCGCAGAATCCATTGCCATCAATGTCCTGGCTGGTGCCACAGGCTCCGCCTCCGGCGGTCTCCAGATCGCCCTGGACGCTCTGGCGGATAACTTTATTCAGATGTCCCAGACCTCCGGCATTCCTCTGGCGGTGTTCCACCGGGTTGGCTCCATCGCCTGCGGCGGACTGAACACCATGCCCCATGACGGCGCGGTGGTCACCTATCTGTCCTACTGCAAGATTTCCCACAAGCGCGGATACTTCGATATGTTCATAGTGGCCGGCGCAATTCCCATCCTGGCCAATATCGTTGCCATCATTCTGGGTACCATCGGCATCGTCTGA
- a CDS encoding Crp/Fnr family transcriptional regulator, with the protein MHIQDCLEEILHLEDTDLAASLADASRLFSCKKRQLVAKPDACSDWIPFLVSGVIRGYLTDEKGRDITDCFLYRPGEAVLSLSILTASFPINFEALTDCVLLSIPTQLLAEQFQQSAELQQLYSSYLLEKLKLERELKLLLGISSAMERYQWFLRRYPELADVVSIKHIASFLCMSPVSLSRLRGQLRKRGEEPPVKQSRLSEKSGLF; encoded by the coding sequence ATGCATATTCAGGATTGTTTGGAGGAGATCCTCCACCTTGAGGATACAGATCTGGCCGCCAGTCTCGCAGATGCCTCAAGGCTTTTTTCCTGCAAAAAGAGGCAGCTTGTCGCCAAGCCGGACGCCTGCTCTGACTGGATCCCGTTTCTGGTCAGCGGAGTCATTCGGGGTTACCTGACGGATGAAAAAGGGCGGGATATCACGGATTGCTTCCTCTACCGGCCTGGAGAGGCCGTGCTGAGTCTCAGCATCTTGACAGCTTCCTTCCCGATCAACTTTGAGGCGTTGACGGACTGTGTGCTCTTGTCCATCCCTACCCAGCTCCTTGCGGAGCAGTTCCAGCAGTCCGCAGAGCTGCAGCAGCTGTATAGTTCTTACCTGCTGGAGAAACTGAAGCTGGAACGGGAGCTGAAGCTCCTTCTCGGCATCAGCTCCGCCATGGAGCGGTACCAGTGGTTTCTCCGCCGCTATCCCGAGCTGGCGGACGTGGTCAGCATCAAGCACATCGCATCCTTTTTATGTATGTCCCCAGTGTCTCTGAGCCGCCTGCGCGGGCAGCTGCGCAAGCGCGGCGAGGAGCCTCCGGTCAAGCAGAGCCGACTCTCAGAAAAGAGCGGGCTCTTTTGA
- a CDS encoding TetR/AcrR family transcriptional regulator — protein sequence MPRGSEELTNARKAEIVNACAVLYETRSFKEITLKEIGEKTSFTRTSIYNYFQTKEEIFLALFQREYEAWIEDLDALRCGHRKLSVDAFSDELARTLERRERLLKLMAVNHYDMEANSRIENLVAFKKAYGGSLLAVTHCLEKFFPRMTDEDVQGFLYAFFPFMFGIYPYTAVTEQQRTAMELAGVGYVRISVRELTRSFTAKLLQGFQM from the coding sequence ATGCCGAGAGGATCAGAAGAGCTGACGAACGCGCGGAAAGCGGAGATTGTCAATGCCTGTGCCGTACTCTATGAGACCAGGAGCTTCAAGGAGATCACGCTGAAGGAGATCGGGGAGAAGACCTCTTTCACCAGAACGTCGATCTATAACTATTTCCAGACAAAAGAGGAGATCTTTCTGGCTCTGTTCCAGCGGGAGTACGAGGCATGGATCGAGGATCTGGACGCCCTGCGCTGCGGACACCGGAAGCTGTCCGTGGATGCTTTCTCCGACGAGCTGGCCCGCACACTGGAGCGGCGGGAGCGGCTGCTGAAGCTGATGGCCGTGAATCACTATGATATGGAGGCCAACAGCCGGATCGAAAATCTGGTGGCGTTCAAGAAGGCGTATGGCGGCTCCCTGCTGGCCGTGACCCACTGCCTGGAGAAGTTTTTCCCCCGGATGACGGATGAGGACGTGCAGGGATTCCTCTATGCTTTTTTCCCGTTCATGTTCGGTATTTACCCCTATACCGCAGTAACGGAGCAGCAGCGTACGGCTATGGAGCTGGCGGGCGTCGGCTATGTCCGGATTTCTGTCCGGGAGCTGACGCGGTCGTTTACCGCCAAGCTGCTGCAGGGATTTCAAATGTGA
- a CDS encoding TRAP transporter large permease, with the protein MTAILEQLQGLVAAAEIPAGTLGVALILGLFGLMVVGLVLGQELAFVLGGAGVIVGWLAWGTPGVTIAMTKIYDQMQSYSMVAIPMFVLMANFLTHSKVADGLFESIRYLLGPLKGGLGLAVILVSTVFAATTGIVGASVVTMGMLSLPVLLRSGYKPSLACGMVCAGGSLGILIPPSIMLVSMGSYAEVSVGKIFFAAMVPGLSLSLGYIIYLMVVCHIHPDWGPAMSPEELAEMPLKKRITGSLINLIPPLILIFGVLGSIFGGIATPTEAAGIGALFSLILAIFYKQFSWKMLYESLIDTAKTTAMVFIILFGAAAFTGVFMSLDGDQIIADWVLSMGIGKWGAFAIMMVIMFLLGMFIDWLGIVMIVFPIFLPIMDTFGFDRLWLVAVSATLLQTCFMTPPFGFALFYVKGILPPSIKIQEVYRGVIPFIIIICIVTALCAVFPPLVTWLPSMLAS; encoded by the coding sequence ATGACTGCGATTTTGGAACAACTGCAGGGGCTGGTTGCAGCCGCTGAGATCCCCGCCGGCACGCTTGGCGTGGCGCTGATCCTCGGCCTGTTCGGCCTGATGGTCGTGGGCCTTGTCCTGGGCCAGGAGCTGGCCTTCGTGCTGGGCGGCGCCGGCGTCATCGTCGGCTGGCTGGCCTGGGGTACCCCCGGCGTCACCATCGCCATGACAAAGATCTACGACCAGATGCAAAGCTACTCCATGGTGGCCATCCCTATGTTCGTGCTGATGGCCAACTTCCTGACCCACTCCAAGGTGGCGGACGGCCTGTTTGAGTCCATCCGTTACCTGCTGGGGCCCCTGAAGGGCGGACTGGGTCTGGCCGTGATCCTGGTTTCCACCGTGTTCGCCGCCACCACCGGCATCGTGGGCGCCTCCGTTGTCACCATGGGCATGCTGTCTCTCCCCGTGCTGCTGCGCAGCGGCTACAAACCCTCCCTGGCCTGCGGCATGGTGTGCGCCGGCGGCTCCCTGGGCATTCTGATCCCGCCCTCCATCATGCTGGTCTCCATGGGCTCTTACGCAGAGGTCTCCGTCGGCAAGATCTTCTTCGCCGCCATGGTCCCCGGTCTGAGCCTGTCCCTGGGATACATCATCTACCTGATGGTGGTCTGCCACATCCATCCCGACTGGGGCCCGGCCATGAGTCCCGAGGAGCTGGCGGAGATGCCCCTGAAGAAGCGCATCACCGGCTCCCTGATCAACCTGATCCCGCCGCTGATTCTGATCTTCGGCGTGCTGGGCTCCATCTTCGGCGGCATCGCCACCCCCACGGAGGCCGCGGGCATCGGCGCCCTGTTCTCCCTGATCCTGGCGATCTTCTACAAGCAGTTCAGCTGGAAGATGCTCTATGAGTCTCTGATCGACACCGCTAAAACCACCGCCATGGTGTTCATCATCCTCTTCGGCGCAGCTGCCTTTACCGGCGTGTTCATGTCTCTGGATGGTGACCAGATCATCGCGGACTGGGTCCTGAGCATGGGTATCGGCAAGTGGGGCGCCTTCGCCATCATGATGGTCATCATGTTCCTTCTGGGCATGTTCATCGACTGGCTGGGCATCGTCATGATCGTGTTCCCCATCTTCTTGCCGATCATGGATACCTTCGGCTTCGACCGGCTGTGGCTGGTGGCCGTCAGCGCCACGTTGCTGCAGACCTGCTTCATGACGCCGCCCTTCGGCTTCGCCCTGTTCTATGTGAAGGGCATCCTGCCTCCGAGCATCAAAATCCAGGAGGTCTACAGGGGCGTTATACCGTTCATTATCATCATCTGTATCGTGACCGCGCTCTGCGCGGTGTTCCCGCCGCTGGTCACCTGGCTGCCCAGCATGCTGGCAAGCTGA
- a CDS encoding DUF362 domain-containing protein encodes MRANVYFTREITPEKVVELYRALGVELPGKVAVKVHSGEKGNQNFLRPEFWCPMVEEVHGTIVECNTAYGDAAGGVRDHTESHRKLLQEHGWTKYFDVDLMDAEGPDVVWPIPNGKVLKENHVGKHILHYDSMLVLAHFKGHPMGGYGGALKQLAIGCASRAGKALIHSAGKTDDRFKTWEQHASSVVFPEAMADAASSVIEHFRGKIAFINVMKNLSVDCDCCAVAEDPCMKDIGILASLDPVAIDQACIDLVMQSDDPGREHFMERVNSRNGIHTIEAAAELGFGSRAYDLTEL; translated from the coding sequence ATGAGAGCGAATGTCTATTTCACAAGGGAGATCACGCCTGAAAAAGTAGTGGAGCTGTATCGTGCCCTGGGCGTGGAGCTGCCCGGCAAGGTGGCCGTGAAGGTCCACTCCGGGGAGAAGGGCAACCAGAATTTCCTGCGTCCGGAATTCTGGTGTCCCATGGTAGAGGAGGTCCACGGCACCATCGTGGAGTGCAATACCGCCTATGGTGATGCGGCCGGCGGTGTCCGGGATCATACGGAGTCCCACCGGAAGCTGCTGCAGGAGCATGGCTGGACCAAGTACTTCGACGTGGACCTGATGGACGCCGAGGGCCCCGACGTGGTGTGGCCCATCCCCAATGGCAAGGTCCTGAAGGAGAACCACGTGGGCAAACACATCCTGCATTATGACTCCATGCTGGTGCTGGCCCACTTCAAGGGCCACCCCATGGGCGGCTACGGCGGCGCCCTGAAGCAACTGGCCATCGGCTGCGCCTCCCGGGCGGGGAAGGCGCTGATCCACTCCGCCGGGAAAACCGATGACCGCTTCAAGACCTGGGAGCAGCACGCCAGCTCCGTGGTCTTTCCAGAGGCCATGGCGGATGCTGCCTCCAGCGTGATAGAGCACTTTCGGGGCAAGATTGCCTTCATCAATGTGATGAAGAACCTGTCCGTGGACTGCGACTGCTGCGCCGTGGCCGAGGATCCCTGCATGAAGGACATCGGCATCCTGGCCTCTCTGGACCCAGTGGCCATCGACCAGGCCTGTATTGACCTGGTAATGCAATCCGATGATCCGGGCAGGGAACACTTCATGGAGCGGGTGAACAGCCGCAACGGCATCCACACCATCGAGGCCGCAGCGGAATTGGGCTTCGGCTCCCGGGCGTATGATCTGACCGAACTGTAA
- a CDS encoding TRAP transporter small permease subunit: MKAIKAIYNGIDKFNDFLGRIFSVLSLAILAVIMCEVILRRIFNRPQIWTQDLIVMLFACYIILISAYGLQKKAFVAVDVVYAMFPVRVQHILHIVTYAIFLVPFLMGLVPASWTFFLNAYTTGEQTYSVWAAPTWPVKLCLFVGLVLLAIQAVSEILKHVEGLVTASANGKEAQG; this comes from the coding sequence ATGAAAGCCATCAAAGCAATCTACAATGGCATCGACAAGTTCAACGACTTCCTGGGCCGGATCTTCTCCGTCCTGTCGCTGGCAATCCTTGCCGTCATCATGTGCGAGGTCATCCTGCGCCGTATTTTCAACCGGCCGCAGATCTGGACTCAGGACCTGATCGTGATGCTGTTCGCCTGCTATATCATTCTGATCAGCGCGTACGGCCTTCAGAAAAAGGCCTTCGTGGCGGTGGACGTGGTCTACGCCATGTTCCCTGTCCGGGTCCAGCACATCCTGCATATCGTCACATACGCGATCTTCCTGGTCCCCTTCCTGATGGGTCTCGTTCCCGCCAGCTGGACCTTCTTCCTGAACGCGTATACCACCGGTGAGCAGACCTACTCCGTGTGGGCCGCGCCCACCTGGCCGGTGAAGCTCTGCCTGTTCGTGGGGCTGGTGCTGCTCGCCATCCAGGCCGTCTCTGAGATCCTCAAGCATGTGGAGGGACTCGTCACGGCTTCCGCGAACGGAAAGGAGGCGCAGGGATGA